From the genome of Duffyella gerundensis, one region includes:
- a CDS encoding glutathione S-transferase — protein sequence MKLIGSYTSPYVRKISVILLEKGITFEFVNESPWHEESKVTEYNPLGKVPALVADGTTWFDSPIIAAWLEHQNPSPTLLPHDALTALQVRQLEALADGVCDAAAVIVREQMRPPEMQSADVLVRQRQKIQYGLDALERAANAGDVLNGSEINLADIATACAIGFLNFRRVAPNWCVDRPALVKLVEKMFQRESFARTVPPGTV from the coding sequence ATGAAATTGATCGGCAGTTATACCAGCCCTTACGTGCGCAAGATTTCGGTTATCCTGCTGGAAAAGGGCATTACCTTTGAGTTTGTGAACGAATCGCCGTGGCATGAAGAGAGCAAGGTCACCGAGTACAACCCGCTGGGTAAAGTGCCGGCGCTGGTTGCCGACGGCACGACCTGGTTTGACTCGCCGATCATTGCCGCCTGGCTTGAGCATCAGAATCCGTCCCCCACGCTGCTGCCGCACGATGCGCTGACGGCATTGCAGGTGCGCCAGCTGGAAGCGCTGGCTGACGGTGTCTGCGACGCCGCGGCGGTCATCGTGCGTGAACAGATGCGTCCGCCGGAAATGCAGTCAGCGGATGTGCTGGTTCGCCAGCGGCAAAAGATTCAGTACGGGCTGGATGCACTGGAGCGCGCGGCCAACGCCGGGGACGTGCTGAACGGCAGTGAGATAAACCTGGCAGATATCGCCACCGCCTGCGCCATCGGTTTTCTTAACTTTCGTCGCGTGGCGCCGAACTGGTGCGTCGATCGCCCGGCGCTGGTGAAACTGGTGGAAAAGATGTTCCAGCGGGAAAGCTTTGCCCGCACCGTGCCGCCCGGCACCGTCTGA
- a CDS encoding GlxA family transcriptional regulator → MSTPVWIVTLPGVMTLDLTGPAEALQLAQGHFSLRYIGPQESVITSTDMTISQIAPLPETLPAGSLLLLPGASDSQRWFATPQAQQTSRWLMRLQPQIHSQAITLVCICSGALLAARARLLEGLQCTTHHDVLDRLRQAAPGALVKENRVFVEDRGVWTSAGITAGIDLALHLINRRCGSQVALDVAREMVVWFRRSGDDPQLSPWLRYRNHLHPAIHRAQDALLQQPEAGWTLPQLAARAHVSERHLARLFRLHLGISVRDYHEQLRLAIARQRLQQGEGAERAAQAAGFSSSRQLRRAHQRWADDQLTK, encoded by the coding sequence ATGAGCACGCCGGTCTGGATAGTGACCCTGCCCGGCGTCATGACGCTGGATCTCACCGGGCCTGCCGAAGCGCTACAGCTGGCGCAGGGACACTTTTCCCTGCGCTATATCGGGCCGCAGGAGAGCGTGATCACCTCCACCGACATGACCATCAGCCAGATAGCACCGCTGCCGGAAACCTTGCCTGCGGGCAGTCTGTTGCTGCTGCCCGGCGCCAGCGATTCTCAGCGCTGGTTTGCTACGCCGCAGGCTCAACAGACGTCCCGCTGGTTGATGCGGCTGCAACCACAGATTCATAGCCAGGCGATCACACTGGTCTGTATCTGCTCCGGCGCGCTGCTGGCTGCCCGGGCGCGACTGCTGGAGGGATTGCAGTGCACTACTCATCACGACGTGCTGGATCGGCTGCGTCAGGCGGCACCCGGCGCGCTGGTGAAAGAGAATCGGGTGTTTGTGGAAGATCGCGGCGTCTGGACCAGCGCCGGTATTACTGCGGGTATCGATCTGGCACTGCATCTGATCAATCGTCGATGCGGCTCGCAGGTGGCGCTGGACGTGGCGCGGGAAATGGTGGTGTGGTTTCGCCGTTCAGGCGACGATCCGCAGCTGTCGCCCTGGCTGCGCTACCGTAATCATCTGCATCCGGCGATTCATCGTGCGCAGGATGCGCTGCTTCAGCAGCCGGAAGCGGGCTGGACGCTGCCGCAGCTGGCGGCAAGGGCGCACGTCAGCGAGCGTCATCTTGCCCGACTGTTTCGCCTGCATTTGGGCATCAGCGTGCGCGACTATCACGAGCAGCTGCGGCTGGCGATCGCCCGTCAGCGACTGCAACAGGGCGAGGGCGCTGAGCGTGCCGCGCAGGCGGCGGGCTTTTCCTCTTCGCGCCAGCTGCGTCGCGCCCACCAGCGCTGGGCCGACGATCAGCTAACAAAGTGA
- the fdhE gene encoding formate dehydrogenase accessory protein FdhE: protein MTIRIIPQSALERSDKPAPEAIPPLLFPRLKHLYSRRAGRLRQLAEKNPLGDYLRFAAVIAQAQEIILYDHPLQMNMHARLVESDRLGKPPLDIRSLPRDAHWQRLLHSLIAELKPEMSGQALAVLENLEKASVPELEAMADSLLNHDFAQVSSDKSPFIWAALSVYWAQMAALIPGNAHVESGEQRQFCPVCASVPVSSVIHMAEQPEGLRYLHCNLCESEWHVAHARCSNCEQTRNLHYWSLDAERSAIKAESCGDCGTYLKMFYQEKNPAVEPVADDLASLVLDARMEQEGFARSSLNPFLFPGD, encoded by the coding sequence ATGACTATTCGCATCATCCCGCAGTCCGCGCTGGAGCGAAGCGATAAGCCAGCCCCAGAAGCCATTCCGCCGCTGCTGTTTCCACGTTTGAAGCACCTTTACAGCCGCCGCGCTGGCCGTCTGCGCCAGCTGGCGGAAAAAAATCCGCTGGGCGATTACCTGCGCTTTGCCGCGGTGATTGCGCAGGCTCAGGAGATCATCCTCTACGATCATCCGTTGCAGATGAACATGCACGCCCGGCTGGTGGAGAGCGATCGTCTGGGTAAACCGCCGCTGGATATCCGCTCCCTGCCGCGCGATGCGCACTGGCAGCGCCTGCTGCACTCGCTGATTGCGGAACTGAAGCCGGAGATGAGCGGCCAGGCGCTGGCGGTGCTGGAAAATCTCGAAAAGGCGTCGGTACCTGAGCTGGAAGCGATGGCCGACAGTCTGCTCAATCACGATTTTGCTCAGGTCAGCAGCGATAAATCGCCGTTCATCTGGGCGGCGCTGTCGGTGTACTGGGCGCAAATGGCGGCCCTGATTCCGGGTAACGCCCACGTCGAGAGCGGCGAGCAGCGCCAGTTCTGTCCGGTGTGCGCCAGCGTGCCGGTCTCCAGCGTGATCCATATGGCGGAACAGCCGGAAGGCCTGCGCTATCTGCACTGCAACCTGTGTGAAAGTGAATGGCATGTGGCGCACGCCCGCTGCAGCAACTGCGAGCAAACCCGCAATCTGCACTACTGGTCGCTGGATGCGGAACGCTCGGCGATCAAGGCGGAAAGCTGCGGCGACTGTGGCACTTACCTGAAGATGTTTTACCAGGAGAAAAACCCGGCGGTTGAGCCGGTCGCCGACGATCTCGCGTCGCTGGTGCTGGATGCGCGCATGGAGCAGGAAGGCTTTGCGCGCAGCAGCCTGAATCCTTTTCTCTTTCCAGGCGATTAG
- the fdhD gene encoding formate dehydrogenase accessory sulfurtransferase FdhD produces MGVAQTQVWQRDALAEAQTDWLADEVPVALVYNGISHVVMMSTPKDLEAFAIGFSLSEGIIDAPGDIYGMDVVPGCNGIEVQIELSSRRFMALKAQRRAMAGRTGCGVCGVEQLNDIGKPIAPLPFTQTFDLARLDEALHQLKTFQPVGQLTGCTHAAAWMDPQGELVGGCEDVGRHVALDKLLGYRSQQGWTQGAVLVSSRASYEMVQKSAMCGVEILFAVSAATRLAVEVAERSNLTLVGFSKPGRATVYSHPQRLR; encoded by the coding sequence ATCGGCGTTGCGCAAACGCAGGTCTGGCAGCGCGATGCGCTGGCGGAGGCTCAGACCGACTGGCTGGCGGATGAAGTACCGGTCGCGCTGGTTTACAACGGTATTTCTCATGTGGTGATGATGTCGACGCCAAAGGATTTGGAAGCCTTTGCCATCGGCTTTTCGCTGTCGGAAGGGATTATCGACGCGCCCGGCGACATTTACGGCATGGACGTGGTGCCTGGCTGTAACGGCATCGAAGTGCAGATTGAGCTTTCCAGCCGACGTTTTATGGCATTAAAAGCCCAGCGGCGTGCCATGGCGGGCCGCACCGGCTGTGGCGTGTGCGGCGTGGAACAGCTGAATGACATTGGCAAGCCGATCGCGCCGCTACCGTTTACCCAGACGTTCGATCTCGCACGGCTGGATGAGGCGTTGCACCAGCTGAAAACCTTTCAGCCGGTGGGACAGCTCACCGGTTGTACGCACGCCGCCGCTTGGATGGATCCGCAAGGTGAACTGGTCGGCGGCTGTGAAGATGTGGGACGCCATGTCGCGCTGGATAAGCTGCTGGGATACCGCAGCCAGCAAGGCTGGACGCAGGGCGCGGTGCTGGTGTCCAGCCGCGCCAGTTACGAGATGGTACAGAAATCGGCGATGTGCGGCGTGGAGATTTTATTCGCCGTTTCCGCCGCTACCCGGCTGGCGGTCGAGGTCGCAGAGCGCAGCAATCTGACGCTGGTCGGTTTCAGCAAGCCTGGCCGCGCGACCGTGTATTCGCATCCGCAACGCTTACGCTAA
- a CDS encoding DeoR/GlpR family DNA-binding transcription regulator — translation MLQETRLHRIRALLTTLHQVSTERIITELGVSRETARRDIIELEAQGVARRVHGGLVALEGAAEPPLRVRSAVMAREKRAIAQAAVQRLHSGQTVFLDAGSTTTLLAEALRTMSGLTIITNSLQAALALSQGEERDTLSNEVILLGGSMMAGAQQTRGDITVGEIHRFRADVALLSPVGIEANAGATSFYPHEAAIARAMTEQASQLILLADRSKLGVISRMQYAAPTAVTLLITDSAAAKEHGAALAALTQALPEVVLA, via the coding sequence ATGCTGCAGGAAACCCGCTTACATCGTATTCGCGCGCTGTTGACCACGTTGCATCAGGTCAGCACTGAACGCATTATCACCGAGTTAGGTGTGTCGCGGGAAACCGCTCGCCGCGACATAATTGAGCTGGAGGCGCAGGGCGTCGCCCGTCGCGTACACGGCGGGCTGGTCGCGCTGGAAGGTGCCGCCGAGCCGCCGTTGCGCGTGCGCAGCGCGGTCATGGCGCGAGAAAAGCGCGCAATTGCGCAGGCCGCCGTGCAGCGGCTGCATTCCGGGCAAACGGTGTTTCTGGATGCGGGCAGCACCACCACGCTGTTGGCAGAGGCACTGCGCACCATGAGCGGCCTGACCATTATTACCAACAGCCTGCAGGCGGCGCTGGCATTAAGTCAGGGCGAGGAGCGCGACACGCTCAGTAACGAGGTGATTTTACTGGGAGGATCGATGATGGCGGGCGCCCAGCAGACACGCGGCGACATTACCGTCGGCGAGATCCACCGCTTTCGCGCCGATGTGGCGCTGCTGTCGCCGGTGGGTATTGAGGCAAACGCCGGTGCCACCAGTTTTTATCCGCATGAAGCGGCCATTGCACGCGCCATGACTGAGCAGGCCAGCCAGCTGATTCTGCTGGCCGATCGCAGCAAGCTCGGCGTCATCAGCCGCATGCAGTATGCGGCGCCCACGGCGGTAACGCTGCTGATCACCGATAGCGCCGCGGCAAAAGAGCACGGCGCCGCGCTGGCTGCCTTAACGCAGGCGCTGCCTGAGGTCGTGTTAGCGTAA
- a CDS encoding isochorismatase family protein, translating to MSHSALLVIDVQSSFFHRDYWCEDHFPAFKEAVSQLIAGCEARNVPVINVLHADGDGPFDLASGLVTPMPFLHHVPDVTFYKRVHNALTESGLQHWLQQQNITQLIVCGIRTEQCCETTARVAADLGYQVIFVTEATLTFPMTHNGITLSVADLFHRTETVLNGRFATIHTVESCLQALSSS from the coding sequence ATGTCCCACAGCGCACTGCTGGTCATTGATGTACAGTCGTCATTCTTTCACCGCGATTACTGGTGCGAAGACCATTTTCCCGCTTTTAAAGAGGCCGTCTCGCAGCTGATCGCGGGCTGTGAGGCGCGCAACGTGCCGGTGATCAACGTGCTGCATGCCGACGGCGACGGTCCTTTTGACCTTGCGTCTGGCCTGGTCACGCCCATGCCGTTTCTGCACCATGTGCCTGACGTCACCTTCTATAAGCGCGTGCATAACGCGCTGACCGAATCGGGCCTGCAACACTGGCTGCAACAGCAGAACATCACGCAGCTGATTGTGTGTGGCATACGCACCGAGCAGTGTTGCGAAACCACCGCGCGCGTGGCGGCCGATCTCGGCTATCAGGTGATATTTGTCACCGAAGCTACCCTGACGTTTCCTATGACGCATAATGGCATTACCCTCAGCGTCGCCGATCTTTTTCACCGCACTGAAACCGTACTGAATGGCCGTTTTGCCACGATTCATACGGTGGAGAGCTGCTTACAGGCGTTGTCATCATCATGA
- the glyQ gene encoding glycine--tRNA ligase subunit alpha has product MQKFDTKTFQGLILTLQDYWARQGCTIVQPLDMEVGAGTSHPMTCLRALGPEPIAAAYVQPSRRPTDGRYGENPNRLQHYYQFQVIIKPSPDNIQELYLGSLQALGLDPTIHDIRFVEDNWENPTLGAWGLGWEVWLNGMEVTQFTYFQQVGGLECKPVTGEITYGLERLAMYIQGVDSVYDLVWSDGPLGKTTYGDVFHQNEVEQSTYNFEYADVDFLFTCFEQYEKEAQTLLALEKPLPLPAYERILKAAHSFNLLDARKAISVTERQRYILRIRTLTKAVAEAYYASREALGFPMCNNKK; this is encoded by the coding sequence ATGCAAAAGTTTGATACCAAGACCTTTCAGGGCCTGATCCTGACCTTGCAGGATTACTGGGCACGTCAGGGCTGCACCATCGTCCAGCCACTGGATATGGAAGTGGGCGCTGGCACCTCACACCCGATGACCTGCCTGCGTGCGCTTGGCCCGGAGCCGATTGCCGCCGCTTATGTGCAGCCTTCACGCCGCCCGACCGACGGTCGCTACGGCGAAAACCCGAACCGCCTGCAGCACTATTATCAGTTTCAGGTGATCATCAAGCCTTCGCCAGACAACATTCAGGAGCTGTACCTCGGCTCACTGCAGGCGTTGGGGCTGGATCCGACCATTCACGATATCCGCTTCGTGGAAGATAACTGGGAGAACCCGACGCTGGGTGCCTGGGGTCTGGGCTGGGAAGTGTGGCTGAACGGCATGGAAGTGACGCAGTTCACCTATTTCCAGCAGGTTGGCGGCCTTGAGTGCAAGCCGGTTACCGGCGAGATCACTTACGGTCTGGAGCGTCTGGCGATGTATATCCAGGGCGTGGACAGCGTATACGATCTGGTCTGGAGCGACGGTCCGCTGGGTAAAACCACCTACGGCGATGTTTTCCATCAGAACGAAGTGGAGCAGTCGACCTACAACTTCGAATATGCCGACGTGGATTTCCTTTTCACCTGTTTCGAGCAGTATGAGAAAGAAGCGCAGACCCTGCTGGCGCTGGAAAAACCGCTGCCGCTGCCAGCCTATGAACGCATTCTGAAAGCCGCGCACAGCTTTAACCTGCTGGACGCGCGCAAAGCGATCTCGGTCACCGAGCGCCAGCGCTACATTCTGCGTATTCGTACCCTGACCAAAGCCGTGGCTGAAGCCTATTACGCCTCCCGCGAGGCGCTGGGCTTCCCGATGTGCAACAACAAGAAATAA
- a CDS encoding acyltransferase, translated as MQQKINWIDNLRAVACMMVIMIHTTTWYITGGNKISEQSWDLANVLNSASRVCVPIFFMISGFLFYGERSAQRRHFLRLVLCLLFYSAVSLIYITWLTPISEGRSIMKLLEKPVFYHLWFFFALIGIYLLSPLIQVKQVSAPFLLVLVLVLAVLANPNTVSKSVGTFHWLPMNLYVSGDSFYYVLYALLGRAVGTMETQKRGVSALAGLAFIGCVIGITLGTKHELHVNGAFSDTWYLYCGPLVFIAAISLMVLFKNCLNQRPLPVLATISRYSLPIYGLHALFIHFLRTRHLDDMSRPLLDIPWIFGVTLGGSLLLAMVLAKLDKRHFVS; from the coding sequence ATGCAGCAAAAGATAAACTGGATAGACAATTTACGCGCCGTCGCCTGCATGATGGTTATCATGATCCACACCACCACCTGGTACATTACCGGCGGCAATAAAATCAGCGAACAGAGCTGGGATCTGGCCAACGTGCTTAACTCCGCCTCGCGCGTCTGCGTGCCCATTTTCTTTATGATTTCCGGTTTTCTGTTCTACGGCGAACGCAGCGCCCAGCGGCGCCATTTCCTGCGCCTGGTGCTCTGCCTGCTGTTCTACAGCGCGGTATCGCTGATTTATATCACCTGGCTGACGCCGATCAGCGAGGGCCGCTCGATCATGAAGCTGCTGGAAAAGCCGGTGTTTTATCACCTGTGGTTCTTTTTTGCGCTGATTGGCATTTATCTGCTGTCGCCCCTGATTCAGGTAAAACAGGTCAGCGCGCCTTTTTTGCTGGTGTTGGTCCTGGTGCTGGCGGTGCTGGCGAACCCCAATACGGTCAGCAAGTCGGTGGGCACCTTTCACTGGTTGCCGATGAATCTCTACGTCAGCGGCGACAGCTTCTATTACGTGCTTTATGCCCTACTCGGACGCGCGGTGGGCACCATGGAAACGCAAAAGCGTGGCGTCAGCGCGCTGGCCGGTCTCGCCTTTATCGGCTGCGTGATCGGCATTACCCTGGGCACCAAACATGAGCTGCACGTCAACGGCGCTTTCTCCGATACCTGGTATCTTTACTGCGGTCCGCTGGTGTTTATCGCCGCCATCAGCCTGATGGTGCTGTTCAAAAACTGTTTAAATCAGCGCCCGCTGCCGGTGCTGGCAACCATTTCACGCTATTCATTGCCGATTTATGGCCTGCATGCGCTGTTTATCCACTTTCTGCGCACCCGCCATCTGGATGATATGTCACGACCGCTGCTTGATATTCCGTGGATATTCGGTGTGACGCTGGGCGGCAGCCTGCTGCTGGCGATGGTCCTGGCAAAGCTCGACAAACGTCACTTTGTTAGCTGA
- the glyS gene encoding glycine--tRNA ligase subunit beta codes for MTDKTFLVEIGTEELPPKALRNLAELFAAHFTAELDAANLAHGEVTWYASPRRLALKVAQLSAAQPDSEVEKRGPAIAAAFDASGAPTKAAEGWARGCGITVDQADRLKTDKGEWLVWRAHVKGNAAQALLPAMVNTALSKLPVPKLMRWGDSDVQFVRPVHTVTLLLGDELLEATVLGVASARTIRGHRFMGEASFTLDHADHYPQMLLERGKVQADYHARKTQIKADAEAAARQIGGTADLSDSLLEEVTSLVEWPVVLTATFEEKFLAVPAEALVYTMKGDQKYFPVYDANGKLLPHFIFVTNIESKDPQQIISGNEKVVRPRLADAEFFFNSDRKKRLEDHLPRLSTVLFQKELGTLRDKTDRIQALAGWIAGEIGADVNHATRAGLLSKCDLMTNMVFEFTDTQGVMGMHYARHDGEAEDVAVALNEQYQPRFAGDDLPSNPVACALAIADKMDTLAGIFGIGQHPKGDKDPFALRRAALGVLRIIVEKNLPLDLQTLTEEAVRLYGSKLSNGKVVDEVIDFMLGRFRSWYQEEGHSVDTLQAVLARRPTRPADFDARMKAVSHFRTLDAAAALAAANKRVSNILAKSTETLNDSVQASLLKENEEIQLATFVTALSSKLQPLFAEGRYQDALSELAQLREAVDNFFDKVMVNADDPAVRINRLTLLAKLRALFLQVADISLLQ; via the coding sequence ATGACTGATAAAACTTTTCTGGTGGAGATCGGCACCGAAGAGCTGCCGCCAAAAGCGCTGCGTAATCTGGCCGAATTGTTCGCCGCGCATTTTACCGCCGAGCTGGATGCTGCGAATCTCGCCCACGGCGAGGTGACCTGGTATGCGTCGCCGCGCCGTCTGGCGCTGAAAGTGGCGCAGCTCAGTGCCGCGCAGCCAGACAGTGAAGTAGAAAAACGTGGCCCGGCGATTGCCGCTGCGTTTGATGCCAGCGGTGCGCCAACTAAAGCGGCCGAAGGCTGGGCGCGCGGTTGCGGCATTACCGTGGATCAGGCCGATCGCCTGAAAACGGACAAAGGCGAATGGCTGGTGTGGCGTGCCCATGTCAAAGGCAATGCGGCGCAGGCGCTGCTGCCAGCGATGGTGAACACCGCGCTGAGCAAGCTGCCGGTACCTAAACTGATGCGCTGGGGCGATTCCGACGTGCAGTTTGTGCGTCCGGTTCATACCGTGACGCTGCTGCTGGGTGACGAGCTGCTGGAGGCGACCGTGCTGGGTGTTGCCTCGGCGCGTACCATTCGCGGCCACCGTTTTATGGGCGAAGCGTCATTCACGCTCGACCACGCTGACCACTATCCGCAGATGCTGCTGGAACGCGGTAAAGTGCAGGCGGATTACCACGCGCGTAAAACGCAGATCAAAGCGGACGCCGAAGCGGCTGCACGTCAGATTGGTGGCACCGCCGATCTCAGCGACAGCCTGCTGGAAGAGGTAACCTCGCTGGTGGAGTGGCCGGTGGTATTAACGGCGACCTTCGAAGAGAAGTTTCTTGCCGTACCGGCCGAGGCGCTGGTCTACACCATGAAGGGCGACCAGAAATATTTCCCGGTCTACGACGCCAACGGCAAATTGCTGCCGCACTTCATTTTTGTTACCAACATCGAATCGAAAGATCCGCAGCAGATTATCTCCGGTAACGAAAAAGTGGTGCGTCCACGTCTGGCGGATGCGGAGTTCTTCTTTAATTCCGACCGCAAAAAACGTCTGGAAGATCATCTGCCGCGCCTTTCCACCGTGCTGTTCCAGAAAGAACTGGGCACGCTGCGCGACAAAACCGATCGCATTCAGGCGCTGGCGGGCTGGATTGCCGGTGAGATTGGCGCCGATGTGAATCACGCCACGCGTGCTGGCCTGCTCAGCAAGTGCGACCTGATGACCAACATGGTGTTCGAGTTTACCGATACGCAGGGCGTGATGGGCATGCACTATGCGCGTCACGACGGCGAAGCGGAAGATGTGGCGGTGGCGCTGAACGAGCAGTATCAGCCGCGTTTTGCCGGTGACGATCTGCCGTCGAATCCAGTGGCCTGCGCACTGGCGATCGCCGATAAAATGGATACCCTGGCGGGCATCTTCGGCATTGGCCAGCATCCAAAAGGCGATAAAGACCCGTTTGCGCTGCGTCGTGCCGCGCTTGGCGTGCTGCGCATTATCGTCGAGAAAAACCTGCCGCTGGATCTGCAAACCCTGACCGAAGAAGCGGTGCGCCTGTACGGCAGCAAGCTGAGCAACGGCAAGGTGGTGGATGAGGTGATCGACTTTATGCTCGGTCGTTTCCGCAGCTGGTATCAGGAAGAGGGCCACAGCGTCGACACGCTGCAGGCGGTGTTGGCGCGTCGTCCAACCCGTCCGGCTGATTTCGATGCGCGCATGAAGGCGGTCTCGCACTTCCGCACGCTGGATGCCGCTGCCGCGCTGGCCGCTGCCAACAAACGCGTCTCCAATATTCTGGCGAAGTCGACTGAAACGCTGAACGACAGCGTGCAGGCGTCCCTGCTGAAAGAGAATGAAGAGATTCAGCTGGCGACCTTTGTGACCGCGCTGAGCAGCAAGCTGCAGCCGCTGTTTGCCGAAGGGCGCTATCAGGACGCGTTAAGCGAACTGGCCCAGCTGCGTGAAGCGGTGGATAACTTCTTCGACAAAGTGATGGTGAACGCGGACGATCCGGCGGTGCGGATTAACCGCCTTACCCTGTTGGCTAAGCTGCGCGCGCTGTTCCTGCAGGTAGCGGATATTTCGCTGCTGCAGTAA
- a CDS encoding aspartate aminotransferase family protein, which translates to MATRSTIMDTNSFRAEDAAALDADVRALTDKRSKVLGESYRLFYRKPVHLVRGKGQYLWDAAGDKYLDVYNNVASIGHCHPAVIEAVHQQMMQLNTHTRYLHEGILDYSEALLATLPSAIDRAMYMCTGSEANDLAIRVARAYSGGTGIIVSQEAYHGTSDLTSGASPALGSGQPLAATTRLVPPPDAYRVNAPDLGNWFADQIQQQIDDMAAHGIKFAGFLADSIFSSDGVLPNPPGFLQQAVEVVHRNGGIFIADEVQPGFARTGDTFWGFARHGVIPDIVTTGKPMGNGIPVSGLLAKSDVLAAFSDDIPYFNTFGGNPVAMAAAQAVLTVIKEENLQEHSRVVGAQLLAELRTLMDKYACVGDVRGAGLFIGFELVTDRESKTPDKTLALNLIEKLRENRVLTSVAGPYGNVLKLRPPMAFQVQDIDWLVGALDRSLAALTQGR; encoded by the coding sequence ATGGCCACACGCTCCACCATTATGGATACCAACAGTTTTCGGGCAGAAGATGCCGCCGCGCTGGATGCGGATGTGCGCGCGCTGACCGATAAGCGCAGCAAAGTGCTTGGCGAATCCTATCGCCTGTTTTACCGAAAGCCGGTTCATCTGGTGCGCGGCAAAGGCCAGTATTTATGGGACGCTGCCGGTGATAAATATCTCGATGTTTACAACAATGTGGCCAGCATTGGCCACTGTCATCCAGCGGTGATCGAGGCGGTGCATCAGCAGATGATGCAGCTCAATACGCACACCCGTTATCTGCATGAGGGCATTCTGGATTACTCGGAGGCGCTGCTGGCCACCCTGCCATCGGCGATCGATCGGGCCATGTATATGTGTACCGGCTCTGAAGCGAATGACCTGGCGATCCGCGTGGCACGAGCGTACAGCGGCGGCACCGGCATTATCGTCAGCCAGGAAGCGTATCACGGCACCAGCGATCTGACGTCGGGTGCCTCGCCAGCACTCGGCAGCGGACAACCGCTGGCGGCGACCACACGCCTGGTGCCACCGCCGGATGCGTATCGTGTCAACGCGCCCGACCTCGGCAACTGGTTCGCCGATCAGATTCAGCAGCAGATTGATGACATGGCAGCGCACGGCATTAAGTTTGCCGGTTTCCTGGCAGATTCGATTTTCTCCTCCGACGGCGTGCTGCCAAATCCGCCGGGTTTCCTGCAACAAGCGGTTGAGGTGGTGCATCGCAACGGCGGTATTTTTATCGCCGACGAAGTGCAGCCAGGTTTTGCCCGCACCGGCGACACCTTCTGGGGATTCGCCCGTCACGGCGTGATACCCGATATCGTTACCACCGGCAAACCGATGGGCAACGGCATTCCGGTCTCTGGCCTGCTGGCAAAAAGCGACGTGCTGGCCGCCTTTAGCGACGACATTCCCTATTTCAACACCTTTGGCGGTAATCCGGTGGCGATGGCGGCTGCGCAGGCGGTGCTAACGGTGATTAAAGAAGAGAATTTGCAGGAGCACAGCCGCGTCGTTGGCGCGCAGCTGCTGGCTGAGCTGCGCACGCTGATGGACAAATATGCCTGTGTTGGCGATGTGCGCGGTGCTGGGCTGTTTATCGGGTTTGAGCTGGTGACCGACAGGGAGAGTAAAACGCCGGACAAGACGCTGGCGCTGAACCTGATTGAAAAGCTGCGCGAAAACCGCGTGCTGACGTCGGTGGCGGGGCCGTATGGCAATGTGCTGAAACTGCGTCCGCCAATGGCGTTTCAGGTGCAGGATATTGACTGGCTGGTGGGTGCGCTGGATCGTTCGCTGGCAGCATTAACACAGGGGCGTTAG